The Xyrauchen texanus isolate HMW12.3.18 chromosome 33, RBS_HiC_50CHRs, whole genome shotgun sequence region atgcccaaaaatgacagagtattttaagttgtttctgttgtaatgacgaaaatatccagcaggacccatcgaccccagagggttaactgtgTGTGacccatcgaccccagagggttaactgtgTGTGacccatcgaccccagagggttaactgtgTGTGacccatcgaccccagagggttaactgtgTGTGacccatcgaccccagagggttaactgtgTGTGacccatcgaccccagagggttaactgtgTGTGacccatcgaccccagagggttaactgtgTGTGacccatcgaccccagagggttaactgtgtgtgactcgtgtgtgtgtgtgtgtgtgtgtttcagaatcaaatcaaaggggaaaaaaatgaagGAATGATTTGAATGAGCGACCGATACATCTGCCAAACACGATCACACTCAAGAATGCGTATTAAATACACAGTTTCTGTCATCTTTATCGTGGCTCTGGTCATCatagaaaaggaaaacaacattaTTTCAAAGTAAGTGCCCCTCTTACCTTCCTCCtggatgtgatttatttattacagcccaagcactgaaagtgcagaggtgctattgttcttctaagggttattattatttttcaaggttttttttttggggggtacttcACATTTGTGAAATCTCTTGAATGTtcgcacacacatcagagtcattGGGTTGGGCAAATTTGAAGGGGGTGGGGGGGAGGGGTTGCTCTATTGTGCCCCCTTGAAGATGGGCATGTAACGGGATCtgtgtagcacccccattttcacctacagtcaccagaattggtacatatatagttctcatcaagccaaaCAACGTTCATATGTACAGTCATTAGCGTCATGAAATGTTGCACACACAGCAGAACCGTTGGCCATTACGTCTGGGAAAAGATAATGTATGGGCGTGTAGGGGCGGGGCTTTATTGCGCCCCCTTTAAAATGGCCATATAAGGGggtctctgtagcacccccattttcacctacagtcaccagaattggtacatatatagttctcatcaagccaaaCAACTTTTCAGTGTACAGGTATTAGCttcacccaacaggaagttggccattttggagtctctgaacttttaaatactcctcctaggggattcatgtaactggcaccaaatttgtggAACATCTTGCCAAGACATCGTAGATGATAAATTGCAATTAGAAATAAACCAGTTCCCATCATGTTCttcatttcctctttctctttcaGGGTGTCTGATAAACTGACCCTAAAGCTGACCCCTCTGACCCCTGTGCTGCTGCCCAGCGCATCTGTGTTCACCTTTCAGGAGCACAATGTGTCGGTGTCCATCTTCAGTCAGACGGACATGTCGCCCTACGAACACGTGAAACCTCATCTGAAGAACTTCAATCAGTTCAGCTGGGAAAGTGTGTCCCCCACGTCTACCTCAGGAGGATGTAAACACATCCTGCTATTAGCTACGACTCGCACCGGTTCCTCGTTTGTGGGCGAATTTTTTAACCAGCAGGGATCAAATATGTTTTACCTGTTTGAGCCGCTGTGGCACGTGGAACGCATGTTAACGGTGGAGACGGGAGGGACGAATGCTTCAGTGGCGGGGCCGGCATATCGTGACGTTCTGCGTCAGCTGTTCCTCTGCGACTTTTCCCTGCTCGAGCGCTTCATCGAACCACCACCGCAGCAGCATGTCACCACCTCGCTCTTCCGACGCGAATCTAGCCTATCACTTTGCGAAGATCCAGTCTGCACGCCGTTTGTTAAAAAAGTATTTGAGCGCTACCACTGTCGCATGCGCCGCTGTGGACCGCTCAACCTGACACTTGCATCTCAGTCCTGTGCACAGAAGCAGCATCGCACGATCAAGTCCGTCCGTGTGCGGCAGTTAGAGACGCTGCGGCCATTGGCTGAAGACCCCCGACTGGACATGAAGTTCATCCAGCTGGTCAGAGATCCTCGTGCCGTGCTCGCCTCGCGTATGGTCGCCTTTTCTAGCAAGTACAAGAACTGGAAGAGGTGGGCCATGGACGGAGATGTTCCAATGGAGGATGACGAAGTGAGGAAGCTCAGAGGAAACTGCGATAACATACGCATGTCAGCTGAGATCGGACTGAAGCAGCCGCCGTGGCTTCGAGGGCGCTACATGCTAGTACGCTATGAGGACATAGCCCGATTTCCCATGCGCAAAGCTGCAGAGATGTATGAATTCACAGGCATTCCCTTCACCGCGAAGGTGGAAAAGTGGATCTTAAAAAATACTCAGGCATCAAAGGAAGTGAGCGGAGTTTATTCCACTCAGAAAAACTCCTCTGAACAGGTGGAGAAATGGAGGTTTAGCATTCCCTTCAAACTGGTTCAGTTGGTGGAAAAAGTTTGTGGTCCCACCATGACTCTGTTTGGATACAAGTTTGCAGTGAATGAAAAGATGTTGACTGATAAATCAATAAGTTTGATTgaagagaaaacatttttatgattataCACAGACTTTATGaaaaagaatacatttacattttgaaagaATGCTGAGATTTATtacgtgaatgtgtgtgtgtgtgagtgtgtgtgtgtgtgagagtgtgtgtgtgagagagagtgtgtttgtgagactgtgtgagagtgtgtgtgtgtgtgtgagagcgtgtgtgagtgtgtgtgtgtgtgtgtgagtgtgagtgtgtgtgtgtgtgtgtgagagagtgtgtgcgtgtgtgtgagtgagtgagtgtgtgtgtgagtgagtgtgtgtgtgagactgtgtgtgtgagactgtgtgtgtgagactgtgtgagagtgtgagtgtgtgagggtgtgtgtgtgtgtgtgagtgagtgtgtgtgtgtgagactgtgtgagggtgtgtgtgtgtgtgtgtgtgtgtgtgtgtgtgtgtgagtgtgtgagtgtgtgagggtgtgtgtgaatgtgagagagtgtgtgcgtgtgtgtgtgtgagtgagagtgtgtgagtgtgtgtgtgagagtgtgtgagagtgtgtgtgtgagggtgtgtgtgtgtgtgtgtgagtgagtgtgtgaatgtgagagtatgtgagtgtgagtgagagtgtgtgagtgtgtgagtgtgtgtgtgagagtatgtgagagtgtgtgtgtgtgagagagtgtgtgtgtgtgtgtgtgtgtgtgtgtgattgactgagtgtgtgtgtgtgtgattgactgagtgtgtgtgtgtgtgtgtgtttgactgagtgtgtgtgtgtgtgtgtgtgtgtgtgtgtgtgtgtgattgactgagtgtgtgtgtgtgtgattgactgagtgtgtgtgtgagtgtgtgtgtgtttgtgattgattgagtgtgtgtgattgactgagtgtgtgtgtgtgagtgtgtgtgtgtttgtgattgattgagtgtgtgtgattgactgagtgtgtgtgtgtgtgtgattgactgtgtgtgtgtttgtgattgattgagtgtgtgtgattgactgagtgtgtgtgtgtgtgtgattgactgagtgtgtgtgtgtgtgtgtgtgtgtgtgttttggtggaaGTGTCTCCTGTGTTAacagatgtttcttttgttcagaCATTCTTACTGCAGCTGGTTTGCAGTAATGTATAATCTGAATTCTCACATCAGAGATATTAGAAGAGCAAAAGAACTGAAAACAGCATTTATACAATACTTTACCTTACAAAAATATTCCTGATTAGTTGCATCATATCATCTGTTTCAAATGCACACAGATTTAAAACATTGATTTGTATAAAAATGGATCTTTGTCAGAGAAAAttacaaatgtatcattttcatgcGAGTTCAATGGAAGAATCTGAAATCGAATTATAACCTGTTAGTTATTCAAGTGATTACAGCATGAGTGTATAAAGCCATAAAGCTGGAATTACAATGAAATGTGGAAAAATAATTCATGCAGTTTTACAGTTGATCATTCCCAGAACTGATTTTTAGGAAGAGTGTGTGGTTGTTAAATGGAGCGGAGAGTTGAAAACGAACTCTCATTGATTGctgaaatacaaatacatttaaatacaaatatttcatgAACATTGACGATGTGTAGATCTGAAGTTCTGCAACGCTCCATCTGAAGAAAATGTTTTTCGGTGTTATTGCTAAATATCAacggttccatttgttaatattagtaaatgcattaattatcATGAACAAACTATTAACAATATAGTGTTTACATcgtttattaatctttgttaatgttagttaataaaaattcagttcatgttagttcatagtacattagctaatgttaaaatacacgtcttttcattttaaaaatcaattaataatcattaactaagattaataaatgtttaataagtattgtttattgttaatttacattaactcattttgttaatgaatgttaatgaatagaaactTATTATAAAGTATTAAAGATCCATGAATGTAAAGTTATGCAGGAACTGTTTTTTGCacgatattttacattttaaaaaagaaatcagCAACTAGTAATTAATATACAGGGACTGCAACGATAGCTCAAAGATATGAATCAGTGCGACTAAatactctttttattttctttggtcTCTTGGTCTCGTTCACATCGTGTGCTGTTACTTACTGGACATTTTACTGCCTTCGAGGAAGAACCTGTTTGCCGGAGCAGCGGATAATCAGCTCTTGTGTTTATTGAAGTGCTATTTAGAGCAGCAGTGAAACTCTAACATGCTCATTTACTCAGAACTCCTCCTGTATGCGGTACAGAACGGTTTATTCAAAGCAACCCCACCCTTCTacacacatcagacacacacacacacacacacacacacacacacacacacacacacacacacacactctctctctcacacacacacacacacacacacacacacacacacacacacacacacacacaatcacactcacacacacacacacacacatcagacacactctctctctctcacacacacacacacactctcacacacatcagacacacaatcacactcacacacatcagacacacaatcacacacaacagacaaactcacacacacacacacacacacacacacacacacacacacacacacacacacacacacacacacacacacagcgagaACTTTCAGACGCTTGACTCCTTGCATGCATTCACTTCACTCAAGTGCAAACAATCGTGATTCACGCATAGAACTGTAAGCTTGAATCAATCACACACTATCTCAAACAGTCTTTGAAAAAAACTATTGAAGATAAAGTTTGAATCTATTTGCACAAATATATTTAACCTTCATGAGGATTTAAGCAGCCATGTGGTTTCTGTGGGTTGTGTGCGGAGGGTGGAGTGTGTAAATGGTCAAAGCAAATATAGAAAATCTCCACCACTTTCCACAAACTCATGAGACCCTTATATCCAACAAGTGAAATGAGGCCGTTAAAGGTataattcacaaaaatgttttatttgtttcaatattcaaactaatccgttttacttttaaataaataataataaaaaaaatcatatcttTTCACCATATAATAAAAGTTTATGGTGTCATTAACAGCCACAAATGAACTGTGACTAAATACACAAGAATACTAATCGCCCCCCAATCCTAACATCCCCCCAACACTAACCATAAACCCCCAATCCTAACATCCCCCCAACACTAACCATAAACCCCCAATCCTAACATCCCCCAATAATAACCCTTACCATTAACCCCCAATCCTAACACTCCCCAACCCTAACATCCCCCAACActgaccttaaccctaaaccCCCCAATCCTAACATCCCCCAACAATAACCCTAACCATTAACCCCCCAATCCTAACACTCCCCAACCCTAACATCCCCCAACActgaccttaaccctaaaccCCCAATCCTAACATACCCCCAAAATAACCCTAACCATTAACCTCCCCAATCCTAACACTCCCCAACCCTAACATCCCCCAACActgaccttaaccctaaaccCCCCAATCCTAACATCTCCCCAAAAATAACCCTAACCATTAACCCCCCAATCCTAACACTCCCCAACCCTAACATCCCCCAACActgaccttaaccctaaaccCCCAATCCTAACATCCCCCCAAAAATAACCCTAACCATTAACCCCCCAATCCTAACACTCCCCAACACTAACCCAAACCCCCCAACCCTAACATTCCCCACAACACTAACCCTAACACCTCCCAACCCTAACAACCCCCCAACCCTATCCCTAAAACCCCCAATCCTAACACTCCCCCAAtactaactctaaccctaaacccCCCAATCCTAACACTCTCccaacactaaccctaaccctaaactccCACAATCCTAACACCTCCCAACCCTAACCTCCCCAATCCTAACAACCCCCAACAATAACACTAACCTCCCCAATCCTAACACCCCCGAACACTAACCCTAACCTCCCCAATCCTAACCCCGAACATTAACGCTAACCTCCCCAATCCTAACGACCCCCCGAACACTAAACCTAAACCAAAACCCCCCCAATCCTAACGATCCCCCGAACaataacactaaccctaaccataaaccCCCTCAATCCCAACCCCCCTAAAAACCAAATCCCCCCAATCCTAACACCCTCCGAAcactaacactaaccctaaaccccCTCAATCCTAACCACCCCGAACACTAACCCAAACCCCACATTAATCCAAACACCCCCACGAacaataaccctaaccctaaacccccTCAATCCTAACAACCCCCCGaacactaaccctaaaccccTCCAATCATAACATCCCcaaacactaaccctaaccctaaacccccCCAATCCTAACACCCCCCGAACACTAACCGTAACCCTAAACCCCCCCAACACTAATCCCCCCCATCCTGTGGAAATAATGTAACTTTTGCTTATTTTAGAGAGGCAAGTGGAttattttggtcttgtttttccAGACATGTTGCTTGATTCGCTTGTTTGATTCAAGCACCAAAAGCAGCCAAAGCAAATAACAGGTCAGACTGCCAGAAAACCTCAAATGTTTGTACCGTCTCAAACCGTCACATCAacattattttgttctgtttataATTGTACTTTGTACCTCCTTCCTCTCAGCGTGAGGGTTTGTGCAGGGAAGAAAGAGTCCAAATGCAGAACTTTAATATTAAGCAACAGAAGAGGAATCAACGATGAAGAAAACACAAACTCAACAGCAGTAAGCTGGTACATAACACACTACATACAATCAACAACTGGCACAAAAGGGCATATACAGTAAACACACAAGAGCTACAAGAGGACGAGGAACACCTGTAATTCAATTAGGGCAAAGGGACTGAAGACAGAGACGAGGGGGGGACATAAGAACGACGTGACTCAGACAGATGAGGGTATTGTTATAGCTGCTTCCTTTTCACATTTTGTGgcttttctgtttctctctcattcACCACCATCTTTCTCTGTTTTTAGACATCTCACATTCTCTGTGTGGCAAATACTGTCACTGGTTGGTGTGCCAACCCATAATTCATGCTTCTAGCAAACACACTTCAGATATTCTCTCATTGTTGAACATTTAGTTTTAATAATAGCGTGCAACTTTTTGTTTTGATCTTTGCGTTCAATGTACAAGGTTGATTGAggcaatttgatttaattttttatattttttaaaattttgaaaatgtatgtagctaataaatgtcccagattatcacatttatttagagagaaaatatttatcattttcatttttgtgattaaataaattttttttttcctgtccaGTAagtaaaagtcaagtcaagtctaacttctgctaaatttcacagaccacatctcaaagacagcacgaACATGTACAAtatctacaatatcaggaagataagacctttcctctctgtacatgccacacaactgctcattcagtcacttgtcatctctagactggactactgtaacgctctcattgcagaactccctgcatgtgctattagacctctccaaatgacccagaatgcagcagcacgtctggtctttaatgagcctaagagagcacatgttacacccctcctcgtctctctccactggctgccggttgatgcatgcattcaattcaaggctctgatgctgcatacagaacagtcgctgggtctgctccaacatacctaaaataatttatgcagagctacactcctgccagaagcctgcggtcagctgaggaacgtcgccttgttgtaccaacacaaagaggcaacaaaacactttcccgaactctcagcttcatcataccacattggtggaatgaccttcccaactcaatccgggaagctgactcactctctatcttcaaaaaatggctaaaaacacatcttttccaagagcacttaaccggtcactaaaaaaaaaatagtaataatttgttgcacttaaatctgttttgaatgctattctgatgctaaaAAACTTCATAGTATGGCACTTTACTCAGAGCTTGGCAAAACTGCTCCATATGCAATAATCTGCAAGTTACCGctttaaatatctttaaaatattctTAAATCTGTACTGAAGGAATCATGCTGCTGCTTGTCATAATTTATGAATGGCTTGTTTGGCTTTATTTAGTTACAATTTTCATGTACTATttgttgtttaaaatgtgtaattgtgtttttttatgagAAATTGTTGGTACAGCCATCTTGACCAGGACTCCTTGGAAGAAGAGATCTCGGATCTCAATGGGACATTCCTGGTTAAAttaagcataaataaataaattaaattaaaaacggATCACACACAGGATTTATGTTTTGTATGTAGTCAATAACTTCAAAACAATAATAAAgttgataaaaataaaagcatgaattaaatatctttatttgtaaGGATCATAACCTGCACTTTAAACAGTGGAGGAAGTTAATGAGAGTTATTTTGTAAAGTCATTAATCATTTTCAATCTataatttgtatctgtttatttattttgccactGAACCACGAAAACGACGCTGGGACtgttgatttattcattttaggCTCATTAATGTAGAAGTTTTCTGTTTCAAATCCTCGATTTGTTTCAGCTTTTGTGATTGGTCAGGACTTAATTGCTCCCGTCATCCCGGCCAAATTGCTATACACTCTAGTTAAATGTGTCATGCACAGTACGGAAGCCTGTTTGGTCCATGGTTTTTCAGATATTGACTGTCTTATTTTCTTGGGATCATTGCACATTTATTCTTAACTCTAAAGAGATTGAAGGGCTCTTGTCTTTCCTCACAAAACCGAGTGGTGCTTTATTTTCTGAGGGAAAAATGTTTAATATCTTGCAGGTTAAGACTAATTGTTGAGAGATTTGTAGTGCCATAAGGTCTATTTTTTGCAGCTTCCAGTGCAGAGTTTTTCAACTTGTTTTCAGACTCACACAGAACAAAAGTTCAAAactgtttttattcaaatgtgaGCATTGGTTAAGGGTCTGAATAGTTTTCATGGCACTGTGtatgttggtatatttttatcACACAGGCACAGTTCATGCAAATTTCCATTCCATGTTTTGTACATgcttacattttacagcatttacataCAGCCGTCTGGCGCCATCTAGTTATGTACTTTTACAATTACTGCAGGTGCCGCAATATCCCATTATGTGCACCTAATATAATGATTTACTGTTGTGTTTTAAAGAAGTGATTATGATTTGTATAATCCTATTACTAACCGTTATTTTGCCGCAGTTCATATATGTACACTAAATGCCTAAAGCAATCCAACAGACCTGGCATTGTTCTGATCTACTGAGGATTCACTCAATGGTCATCAATGTGTCCGTGTGAGATTTTGGTTTAAATTTTAACCCGTCTCTGGAAAATGTTCaattttacttgcattttatttgAAGTACCTAAATGTTAAATGGTGGCTTTGCTTCAAATGCTAATCAAACTGCTCTTTTCAACAGAACTTCTGTTTTTGTTCTTTCATCCGTTCTCACTGTGGTGATTTATGTTGATTCATATTCAGAAAGAATTGAGCTtcatgttgaaaagactatttgttGAACTAAATTTCAAatgttaactttttatttatttatttatttatttttttaaagggcacctattatggcatttaaaatgttcctaatattgttttgggagtccccaacaacagttttacatgcatgcaatgacaaaaaacacttttgttgtcttataatatgcatttatgtttacctattttgctcaccgactcccaaatgattcgttcaacgactcatttttccaaacccctcctttgcgtgacgctaatctgcagTGATTGATCAGATGACCcggtcagttgtgattggtatactctgtgcagagattgtcgaaAACAGAACGCCCATCactgctttgtagtaaaaaaaatcaaaatcagagaaggaatttgagttgatttatgttagcgatcatagcccaaagttcagtggtaaacacccaatcagttattgtttgcgttagcccaatgcataaacatattgttaaagcactgcattactacaagttattgctctattctttatgacaactccaataacatcgacaaacatttcacatacttcaaaaacattgacattggagacctagaagctgcgctgagcgtaacgtacacaacacacacaaatacttattaacatgctaaaaaacacataaaagcaacaattattaataatacttacaggttgtgattcggaggaggaagctgatccaaataaacttggtactgaaccttccttcagtatcaaccggctcgcgaatccacacttgaaagcgttCATGTTCGTAAatcaatcgtcattaaaatgaggcgaacacagcacaaggttcgggctatacttgtgtggtatagttataaatataaactctagccactgattcttcacatgctcgtccctgggcagtgagaaaaaggtcgcttttgatacgcacttcagaacacagcgtcttgttgtcgacatgatgttttcaagttttccctggtgtctgcgcacgcaatgagtgggcgtggccaatttgataatttttcgtcttgacgtcacaacgaaaaggaaaatgactcgttggaaaaacgattcattacactgactcagagtcgactcctacttttgagagacaataacttttttacggtgaactttcatatataaaactttgcaggatgttttgttcacttaaatctatgttacacgctacatgaaaggtcattttcaaaattccataataggtgccctttaaatctTCTTTAAAGGCCTTTGGTTTTTGttcactgttttgtttttaaacagcaAGCCTTTGGCTTTCTAAATGATGATTTCACTGCACGCTTTGTGTTCTGGTTAATGATTTCActacatgcacgcctttaagatttgcatgaatacgactgtggtaatgaacgcatttttcacaagaacgctgaaatgtttttgtaggaattgttgggtgggataaactcaatcctttatgattattatcatttcatgaaacttatcgggccatgcttgtgaggaggagattattcaTTGTCtctaactttggttccgttggtccgattttaaaaaaaaacattgtataggTGTTTTATATGTGATCCTCTACCTGTCTGATTGGCTTTATCCTCGATcagtcttaagagttttgatttagactcaaacaCATACTTCTCCTgtggtctaacttgctctatattgtgtaaatgttgtgtctttttgatcagtgtgacttgtatttagtttggaaatgtgttatGTTAAGAAgctggttaagtttacagttaaagatgaataaagagatgcaatcttaatttgtgtaagcaTGGTATCtttatgatacatttgacttttattagcttagaagatagttatgttaagaagttaagttatggttaggttatgggatttagggatgaaaaccacccattttgtgatgcaccgaaaGGCAGCCATGcagtcagacacagtctgtgagtgagctcgatcaggtaaagtgactccctgtcATGCTAATGGCAGCTCTTTCGTGACCACAGCAGTGCCAAGCAGGATGACAGTAGAAGTCAATGGGTTCTCTTGGATAATAGAATAAACAGGCTTTCAGCGCACTGTGATAATTTTATACAGGCCTTTGTCAATTTACAGTGTTTTTACCCTGGGGCTAGGCACACAAAACTGTCATATATGTCCCATGGAAAGACCCTGATAgcatgtgcaaagtttgggaatcaTTCGTAGCCAACACGCCGGCCTAAAATGCACTaatttcacagaggctttatataggcccgACTattttaagcatatttatacggtaataaaaggggttcccctggggcgggccacacaaaagttaaatatttttctcgtggaaagaccccgatagcgtatGCAAACTTTGGGAACGATCActcgttcgtagccaacacggcggcctaaaatgTTCTCATTTCACATAGGCCCATTATTGTTTCCCCCCACTGGGTGGCAgtctatacaatgtgagtctatggaaaaatgctcacaaatgataaagagttttttacatctgagatgtactgttgcagaaatacattttaatctcattcaaaattttgcaagcacagtgttaaagtgaataattcaggtggaattatacaattacATGAGAAAAGTTTTATTGATGGAATAATAAGGATTATCACAAGAATAAccataatactactaataataacattaataataataataattcatttcatttatgaagtgcttttctagacacggatgagagacagaCATTCgcagcaaaggctgtccatttaactggtcatatatatatatatatatatatatatatatatataaaataaagattttaagcaGCATAATTTACGTTGAAATTCATTGTACGATATGAACTGGTACATAGTTTGTATTTTTCCTGTTAGATTCTTTTGCAAGTATTTCTAAATCATTCATGTTTCAAATGAACAGCTGTTCTTACacgccccctaaaggttcagcattgaaactgtctgtgattctgtgttaaaatatccactttttagcagttttgcacagtgcagttctcaatatgtccactatgtgtctgtctatctaactgagtggtggtggtgtagtggtctaatccacataactggtaaactggtaatcagaaggttgttggtttgatccccacagccaccaccattgtgtccttgagtaagacacttaactccaggttgttccggggggattgt contains the following coding sequences:
- the chst3b gene encoding carbohydrate sulfotransferase 3b; its protein translation is MSDRYICQTRSHSRMRIKYTVSVIFIVALVIIEKENNIISKVSDKLTLKLTPLTPVLLPSASVFTFQEHNVSVSIFSQTDMSPYEHVKPHLKNFNQFSWESVSPTSTSGGCKHILLLATTRTGSSFVGEFFNQQGSNMFYLFEPLWHVERMLTVETGGTNASVAGPAYRDVLRQLFLCDFSLLERFIEPPPQQHVTTSLFRRESSLSLCEDPVCTPFVKKVFERYHCRMRRCGPLNLTLASQSCAQKQHRTIKSVRVRQLETLRPLAEDPRLDMKFIQLVRDPRAVLASRMVAFSSKYKNWKRWAMDGDVPMEDDEVRKLRGNCDNIRMSAEIGLKQPPWLRGRYMLVRYEDIARFPMRKAAEMYEFTGIPFTAKVEKWILKNTQASKEVSGVYSTQKNSSEQVEKWRFSIPFKLVQLVEKVCGPTMTLFGYKFAVNEKMLTDKSISLIEEKTFL